Proteins encoded within one genomic window of Trueperaceae bacterium:
- a CDS encoding ABC transporter permease → MLLGYLIRRIFQAVAVLLGVSVITFLLVFLLPADPARMIAGRSATPATVESIRHELGLDRPLPVQYVDYLWGAVRGDLGRSYVQRVDVSQLIASRIGPTVQLALAGILFELLIGIPSGIVAATRRGKPADQLVMAFAFLGVSAPQFVVGLLLLYAFSYIIPLFPLGGYGSVAHVVLPAITVGLAGGGWYARVARSSMVDVLRQDYVRTARAKGVLPRKILFKHVLKNSVLPVIALVGLDIGVFMGGIVVVESVFGWPGIGQMVWQAIQLVDIPVIMGGVLVTALFVVIGNLVADLIYPFLDPRIQYG, encoded by the coding sequence TTGCTTCTCGGCTACCTGATCCGCCGCATATTCCAGGCAGTCGCCGTGCTGCTGGGGGTCAGTGTCATCACCTTCCTGCTGGTGTTCCTGCTCCCGGCCGATCCCGCCCGGATGATCGCCGGCAGGAGCGCTACTCCGGCGACGGTCGAAAGCATCCGCCACGAACTCGGCCTCGACCGGCCGCTGCCGGTGCAATACGTCGACTACCTCTGGGGTGCGGTGCGTGGCGACTTGGGCCGCTCCTACGTGCAGCGGGTAGACGTTTCGCAACTGATCGCATCCCGGATCGGGCCCACCGTTCAGCTGGCGCTCGCAGGCATCCTCTTCGAACTGCTCATCGGCATCCCCAGTGGCATAGTCGCCGCAACCCGGCGGGGCAAGCCAGCCGATCAGCTGGTGATGGCGTTCGCCTTCCTGGGTGTATCGGCCCCTCAGTTCGTCGTGGGACTGCTGCTCCTGTACGCCTTCAGTTACATCATCCCGCTCTTCCCGCTGGGCGGCTACGGATCGGTGGCTCACGTGGTCCTGCCTGCGATAACGGTCGGCCTGGCGGGGGGCGGGTGGTACGCTCGTGTTGCACGCTCATCGATGGTCGATGTGCTTCGGCAGGATTATGTGCGGACCGCTCGGGCGAAGGGGGTGCTGCCCCGCAAGATCCTGTTCAAGCACGTCCTGAAGAACTCCGTGTTGCCCGTTATCGCCCTCGTCGGGCTCGATATAGGTGTCTTCATGGGAGGCATCGTCGTCGTCGAATCGGTCTTCGGCTGGCCCGGCATCGGCCAGATGGTCTGGCAGGCTATCCAGCTCGTCGACATTCCGGTGATCATGGGAGGTGTACTTGTAACAGCGCTGTTCGTAGTCATAGGCAATCTCGTGGCGGATCTCATCTATCCGTTCCTCGACCCAAGGATCCAGTACGGCTGA
- a CDS encoding ABC transporter substrate-binding protein: MKGIRIFLLSLTVALFLGASQAQEQGGAMVVSFQNDLSTLDPAIGYDWQNWSIIKSIFDGLMDYRAGTTELVPHLAESFEVSPDGTVYTFHLRDGVVFHNGRELVADDVKYSLERVLDPDTQSPGQGFYLGIAGAQEFIDGEAEEVTGIQVPDDSTVVFELTQPDAAFLHKLALNFAHVVPQEAVEAAAGDFGHNPVGTGAFMLDEWVLGQRVVLERNPDYFVENRPYLDRITFQVGLDPNVAFLQLQRGQVDVLGDGIPSARFTEVMNDPDLSDQVVRGEQLNTTYVTLNTQTPPLDDPQVRKALNMAINKERIVRIINNRAEPANQILPPLMPGYAEEYEGYPYDPEAARQMLADAGYPDGFSTVLYAFNVAPNDRIAQAIQQDLSVIGVDVELRAQAQSTVIEAGGAGQAPLLWSGGMAWIADYPDPNNFFWPILSCAGAVPGGWNWAKYCNEEIDARASEYDTMAQPGQEQERIDLYSQMFVDIMEEDAPWIPIFNETRFTMHSDGVGGADSVFADPIHIPVNYQEVYRVD, encoded by the coding sequence ATGAAAGGTATCCGGATTTTCCTGCTGAGCCTCACCGTGGCCCTCTTCTTGGGAGCCTCGCAGGCTCAGGAACAGGGAGGGGCGATGGTCGTCTCGTTCCAGAACGACCTCTCGACCCTCGATCCCGCTATCGGCTATGACTGGCAGAACTGGTCGATAATCAAGTCGATCTTCGATGGCCTGATGGATTACCGGGCCGGGACGACCGAACTCGTCCCCCACCTGGCCGAGAGCTTCGAGGTGTCCCCGGACGGCACCGTTTACACCTTCCATCTGCGCGACGGAGTGGTGTTCCACAACGGCCGTGAACTGGTCGCAGACGACGTCAAGTACTCGCTCGAGCGAGTACTGGATCCCGATACCCAGAGCCCCGGGCAGGGTTTCTACCTCGGGATCGCGGGAGCTCAGGAGTTCATCGACGGGGAGGCCGAGGAGGTAACCGGCATACAGGTGCCCGACGACTCCACCGTCGTCTTCGAGTTGACCCAACCGGACGCTGCCTTCCTCCACAAGCTGGCGCTCAACTTCGCCCACGTGGTTCCGCAGGAGGCCGTCGAGGCCGCTGCCGGCGACTTCGGGCACAACCCGGTGGGCACCGGCGCATTCATGCTCGACGAGTGGGTGTTGGGCCAGCGGGTGGTCCTCGAGCGCAACCCCGACTACTTCGTGGAGAACCGTCCCTACCTCGATCGCATCACCTTCCAGGTAGGCCTCGATCCGAACGTGGCCTTCCTGCAGCTGCAGCGCGGGCAGGTCGATGTCCTCGGCGACGGCATCCCCTCGGCCCGTTTCACCGAGGTGATGAACGATCCCGACCTGAGCGACCAGGTCGTGCGCGGAGAACAGCTGAACACCACCTACGTCACTCTCAACACCCAGACCCCTCCGCTCGACGACCCGCAGGTTCGCAAGGCCCTGAACATGGCCATCAACAAGGAGCGGATCGTACGCATCATCAACAATCGCGCTGAACCCGCCAACCAGATCCTGCCGCCGCTCATGCCCGGTTACGCCGAGGAGTACGAGGGCTACCCCTACGACCCCGAGGCGGCGCGCCAGATGTTGGCCGACGCTGGCTATCCCGATGGCTTCAGCACCGTCCTCTACGCCTTCAACGTCGCACCCAACGACCGTATCGCGCAGGCCATCCAGCAGGACCTGTCGGTCATCGGCGTCGATGTCGAGTTGCGGGCTCAGGCTCAGAGCACCGTGATCGAGGCGGGTGGCGCCGGCCAGGCTCCGCTGCTCTGGTCGGGCGGCATGGCCTGGATCGCCGACTATCCGGACCCGAACAACTTCTTCTGGCCGATCCTCTCCTGTGCAGGCGCTGTCCCGGGCGGCTGGAACTGGGCGAAGTACTGTAACGAGGAGATCGACGCCCGGGCGTCCGAGTACGACACCATGGCGCAACCGGGTCAGGAGCAGGAGCGTATCGACCTCTACAGTCAGATGTTCGTCGACATCATGGAAGAGGACGCGCCCTGGATCCCGATCTTCAACGAGACCCGTTTCACCATGCACTCCGACGGCGTAGGCGGAGCCGACTCCGTGTTCGCCGACCCCATCCACATCCCCGTGAACTACCAGGAGGTCTATCGGGTTGACTAG